Part of the Labrus bergylta chromosome 19, fLabBer1.1, whole genome shotgun sequence genome, GCCGATGCCAAGTTGACTCCAGCCAACCATGGCTTGGCAAGGCAAATACAGCTGGCATTTTCCTCCACTATCTCTTACTTTTGAATCCATAGCATGTGTGGCATGTTGAAGAAATAGATCCATTGCCACCATATAGCagcaaaatagaaaatgaaacacCCAGCATGCACTATTTGGCTGTATGCTGCTGTTGCGTTTGAAATTGCTGATAAGAAATGTATGCACAAGACAGTAAATTAATCTTATTTAATCATTGGTACCACTCTGAGCATTTTTTGAAGACAACATCAAACTGAATCTtaaacagagcagtaaattaggcatattttccttttttgggggttttccAACCTTGAGGAGACAAAAACGTCTTTATTTGTCATAACATGATTAATAGGCATCATGTACTGTCATGAATTTTCCTTTGTAATTtgaaaatgtggctgttttatagttttttaACTGAGCAGGAACATTTCTGTAGCTCATCTCTGCTCTGTACCCTTGGTGAGCTGCATTGTTCAATAGCTTCATTAGGCAGTACGGTGAGAAGGACTATCCGTCATTGTCAAGATATGGATGTTTGCCACTTTATTATTACAAACTCGTGTCCTCTCCGAGGACTATTGACGAAAAACTCTTTAGGATTATTGCACATGCCACCTTCATATACTAAGGGTAGTGGATGCATAGTTGGTTTCATTTTCATGTATTAAAACTATTCATATGAAAGTGTATAATGTTCCATTTCCCCTCTTTTATGTTTTCCAGCTTACGGACCTGATGATGAATTTAAAGTGGATAAGATTGATGAAGAGGAACATCTGCAAGATGATGGCCTGTCCCTGGATGGTCAAGATGCAGACTACCTTCTTAATGATGATGAGGACGCAGGAGATACTTTTAGCTGCCAGAACTCTCCACTTAGCAATGGCACTAACCCAGATGCTGGATATGCATCTCCACTCAGCACCACCAGCGATCAAATGGTGGACCATAAAACCACGCCCTCCTTCAGTGATCAGGACAAAATGAAGGAGAAGTTAGGGGACAGCACAGAGTCCATTAACGGCCTCTCGCTACAGGACAGTCTGGCACAAATGAAAGCCGTCTATGCAAACCTGATCTCCGATGCTTCTTGGTCCAGCATTGCTCTGGATATGCTTAAAAGTAAACAAGGGAACAATTTCACAGCTAGCAATGGAAATGGAAGTAATCATAAAGGGAGCAATGGATTTCTGAAAAGTCACAGTCCAGGCAACATCAATGTGAAGAGCAGATGTAGCAACAGCAATGCTTCAGCCACCACTAATATTAACACCAGCAGTACTACCACCAGAACAGTATCAAGCAACAGCAACAGTGGCACCAGTGTCAGCTCTGGCAGCACGGGAGGATTAGCCTATGATTGGCACCAGGCAGCATTGGCCAAAACCATGCAGCATACCCCATACCAGCTCCTTCCTGAGCCAAGCCTGTTCAGCACAGTGCAACTTTACAGGCAAAACAATAAGCTCTATGGCCCGGTGTTTACGGGTGCCAGCAAGTTCAGGTGCAAGGACTGCAGCGGAGCCTATGACACTCTGGTTGGCCTGACGGTGCATATGAATGAAACGGGTCACTACCGTGATGACAATAAGGATAATGAGGATGATCGAAGCAAGAAGTGGTCCAAGCCACGTAAACGTTCTCTGATGGAGATGGAGGGCAAAGAAGATGCCCAGAAAGTTCTTAAATGCATGTACTGTGGCCACTCATTTGAATCTCTTCAAGACTTAAGTGTCCAcatgattaaaacaaaacactatcAGAAAGTGCCTCTCAAAGAACCAATGCCAGCCCTTGCCTCAAAGCTGATACCCCCaaccaaaaaaagaacatttcaagaCATGATGATATCCCCAAGTTCACCAGATTCTGTCACACCTGGTATACTTATAGGAGAGTCTCCCAAAGACCAAAAAGTGGCTAATCCTTATGTCACTCCAAACAATCGATATGGTTACCAAAATGGTGCCAGTTATACCTGGCAGTTTGAGGCACGAAAGGCACAAATTCTCAAATGTATGGAATGTGGAAGTTCACATGACACCTTGCAACAACTCACAGCCCATATGATGGTCACAGGACACTTTCTCAAAGTAACGCATTCAGCCTCTAAAAAGGGTAAGCAGTTAGTTTTTGATCCTGTGGTTGAGGAGAAATTTCAGTCAATTCCTCTGCCACCGACGACCACACGACTTCCAGCACCAAATGAGAAGTCACAGCCTGAGTCCCCGTTGCAGCCTCCTAGCCCCGAGGAGGAAAGTGAAGATCATAAAGATAAAGTGGCAGAGGACGATGACATGGAAGCTAGGGAGCCAGTGAAAAAAATcaaggaagagaaagaagatcTTTCAGAAAAAGCTGGAAAAACTGGAAAGACCAGATCTTACCAATATCTGAGAGAAGAAGACTTGGAAGAGGCGCCAAAAGGAGGCTTGGACATCCTTAAGTCTCTAGAGAATACAGTGTCAAGTGCAATCAGCAAGGCCCAAACTGGCACACCAACCTGGGGTGGATACCCCAGCATTCATGCCGCCTATCAGCTCCATGGATCTATAAAGTCAACCTTTCCTTCCTGTACACAGGTTCAACCTTTGTTCAGCAGCAACAGTTTGAAGGTATTGTCCTCTGACATTGGCACTCTGATTCATTCACCAAACAGCCCTTCTCCACCTCCAAGTCATAAGAGTAACGTGCTGGCAATGGAGGAGCTGGTTGAGAAAGTGACAGGAAAAActtcaataaaaaatgaaaaagaagaaaatattgtAGACAGTAAGCGCAGGTCTGCGAAGTCTCCATTGCCAAATACTAAAGACAAACAGGTTTCACCCAAGTCAGATACTGTCTTAAAGGCAGTGAACATTACTGCAGTAGAGGACCAGATTGTGTCCAAAAGCAAaggagagcagacagagactAAATCAGAGGCACAGATAAAGAGTGAAGTAAATTCCCCAAAAAGGCCTGTAAGCAATGGCTGCAACAACCTGAGTATTATCACAGATCACTTGCCTGAACAACCTCTTGTCAATCCTCTCAGTGCTTTGCAGTCTATCATGAACAACCACTTGGGGAAAGCTGCAAAAGTGGCAACACCCTTCACAGACCCATTTGCAATGCTGTATAAGATCAACAACAACTCTGCTCAGATGAAGACAGCAGAGCCTGTAAGTCAGTACcacgacgatgatgatgatgataatcaGCCAATGGACTTGACTAAATCCAGAAACACCAATGGATGTAAACTTAAAGGTACCTCAACACCAAGCAGCAATGGCAGTGTGAACAATAACAAACCAGCCTTCAAAAACTTCTCCCAGTCTTCATCTTCTCCTCTGCGGGAGAATGCTTTGATGGATATTTCAGATATGGTCAAAAATCTGACAGGCCACCTGACACCAAAGTCTACGACCCCGTCTTCTGTATCTGAAAAATCAGACATCGACGGCTTTGCTTTTGAGGACAGTTTGGAGGAGTTATCACCCATCCAGAGACGGAAAGGCAGACAGTCCAACTGGAACCCTCAGCACCTCCTGATTCTTCAGGCTCAGTTTGCCTCTAGTCTAAGGGAAACTCCTGAGGGTAAGCTTGTGATTACTGACTTGGGGCCCCAAGAACGGGTCCACATCTGTAAATTTACTGGACTCTCTATGACCACTATCTCTCATTGGCTGGCCAATGTAAAATATCAGTTAAAGCGGACAGGGAGCACAAAGTTCCTGAAAAACCTTGACTCTGGCCAACCATTGTTTTTGTGCAGTGACTGTGCTTCCCAGTTTAGGACTCCCTCCTCCTACATTCACCATTTGGAGACCCATCTTGGGTTTACCTTGAAGGACCTCTCTAAGCTTTCAATAGATTTGTTAGAGCAGCAAGCAGTCAGCAGAATAGAGGACAAGACGTTCACTTTCTCTGGACTTTCTGAAGAAGATACTGGCTCAATATATCAGTGCAAACTGTGCAATCGGACGTTTCTGAGCAAACATGCAATCAAATTGCACCTTTGCAAGACACATGGAAAGTCACCAGAAGACCATCTTATCTTTGTGAAAGAGGTGGAAAAGATTGAcaaaaaatgaagttaaagCTGATAGCATGACAGTTTACTGTTGCACTATAAGCTACAATCTGTCATAACAGGTAGTGCCACGACTCTATAGGGTATTGTTGTGTCACATGTTGTAATGAAAACATGGTAGCTTTAATACCACATACTGTAATAATTGAGTTATCCACAACTGACAGGACTGCATTGCTGAGGCTTAAAGCTATGTTGTAAAAGTTAACTTTTGGTAACAGAAACTTACCAAATAAGCTCAGCAGCCATGGCACTATGTAGTCACTGACTGATTGTTGCTTTTCTAATGCACTGCATCTTATCTGAGCCTTTGGGAAATGTCCGTCCATTGTGTTAAAACTGGACCATGCTCCTATTTTGATCACTGTTTTTGAATGGTTTTGTTAAGATAAAAAAGATTTCAACACAACCTGCATATTATTTATAAGAcagtttgtgcatgttttttttttttaatgaaaaaaaggaaagcataTTATGTCTCGTAAATTTCAACCATGATGTGAAAAACGGATATCCCTGTCGATATCTATTGGTGTTTATATGAAGGTATAtggataaaagtaaaaaaaaaaaaatgggatggTTTCGCACTTTAAAGAAGTGTACATTGATGAAGAAATGTAATGGTAAGATTGACAACAACCCCTTTGAGTCTTAATTCCCTTGATCGACATGGAAACGTTGAGTACTAACAAtgatattgttttatatttgaaattAAATCACATACAATCTTAAAAATGGTTAACATATGTGTTTCTCTAGTAAATATTATTTCCTGGTTGTGTCCACATGTACAGTATTTGCATTTGTAGGCTACCAATTTTATTATTGTGAAACTACAGTTGTAAAATTAATGAAGTTTAAAACTTATTGTATGAATAATGGCAAGTATGTATCATGTATGTCAGCATATCTTGCTCTATACAGTTCAACATAATTTGTACTGTGTGCATTTTTATAATGTTATTTTCTAGACAAATATGGAGAAATGTATACAACTGCAGAATTCTGTTGGACCACATTGTCCTTTTTCAGTGAGAAGTAGGTCcttcaatgtgctttacataaAATGACAGAACTTTACTGGCATCTTCTCCGATGCATGGTACtgtatataacatttaaaaaacaataattctcacaaaaaaatagatatccAGGTTTTATCATTCACTCAGTTATTCAGAATGACGTTCTTTTATCCTCAGTTGTAAAATAAACTCATTGTCCTGGACTTACCTGGTGTTGTTTGAGTGATTTAGAAAGACTGCAAAGTCCATAGAGATGTAATGAAGATTGAATATTATGCTCATATCTATGATTAACAGcacaattattatttaataGAGGCAGtgatgcagaaatacttcagaaaatattttatttcatcattatttcatatttaagttCATCATCTACATTGATTTAACAAACATAAGTCCAACTGGAAGTCAAACAGTAATGACATAATCCATTCATGCTTTTAGAAAAGTATGGTTTTGCTTTGCAGtgacaaatgaataaacattTATAGAGAGGCTAAGAGGTTAGCACAACACAAAATCAGGGAAATGCCACCACCACGGATCAATATAAAATGGCTGTCTGGAGCACTGAAGCTTTTTAAGAGTTTTCAAATCTGTCAAAGGTTTACAAATGTGTAGTAATAGCATCAATAATTTCCGTTTGGAGAAGTGTGAAACCTGCTGCAAAAACCCTAAACAAATGCATTAACATCAAAAACACTGCACGGTGCAACATCCAAATATTAACAAATCCAGTAAATATGCTCCAAACCGAGTAAAACTTTTAAGTGCTGCCTTTTAGCTTCTGTGTGCAACTttgaacctttatttttttttcccttcatgtaACCTTGTTGGTATGACACCTTTTCAAATAAGTGTTATATGAATGTGAGCTTTTAAAATTCAGACCCAATGATGAACGCCAAACCAGTAAACGTGTATGAGCAATTTCAAATATAGACATAATCCCTtttagggggaaaaaagtgattaaaacattgtcatgaaaaaaacaggatttgACTTTATGGTTTAACATAGAGCTAAGCTTTATAGTTCAGCTATGAGACACCTGATAAAAGAGGCCGTGGCATGTCTCCACTGACAGTATTTAAGTCGACATGCTCCCACCCCACGCAGCTCTTGAACACTAGCCTGAGGCACTTTTCCCAAGAAACAATAGAGTTCCAGAGCTTCACAGCATGCTCTGTGAAATTTAAGAATCCACGGTGAGAGATGCAGAAAAGAGTCATGTACAATAGAAGTCACAGACGCAAAAAACAGCGACATTCAGGAGCATGATAGAAGGTACTGTGAGCGAAAGGAAGGACTCATGTTAGGAATATAAAGGACATTTTACTTTACTTTCATACATAATTGTGTCGTTTAGGAGAAAACTCATACTACGAGAAAATGGCCTATAAAGTAGTTCAAAAGACAATTTATGCtcagaccattttttttctccctaaaCATTCTTGTATAGTTAATTTTTGCAATGAGGCTGCTCTAATTGGCAGATCAAAATTTTAACAATACTATTTATTAATAGAAAAATGTGTTATCTTTTTTGTTACTTACCAAGAACTGTGTTTCAGAGAGCCACTGCATTGGCCACTTATCTTGCAGCCCTATCAGTTGAAGAGGGCCCTACATAGCACAGACTGCAACAAAGCAGCAGGGCCGGATGGGGTCCCGGGCCGTGCATAAGTGCCAACCAGCTCGCTGCAATCTTCATAAACACCTTTAACCATTCTTGACAACTAGTGACAGTTCCCACCTGTCTGAAAACAGCAACTATCATCCCAGTGCCCAATACATTATGCAGTCTCAAGAATGATTACTGGCTGGTTACCCTGACTCTGTTAATCATAATCACAAGTTTGCATACAAGACCAACAGATACACAGACGCCGCCATCTCACTTGCACTACACACAGCCCTCACCCACCTAGAACATCGCAACACTTTATGTCAGAATGCCATTTGACGTCTTCAGTTCTGCTCTCAACTCGATCAACCCGAGCAAACTTGTCAGGTAACTACATGCACTGCAGCTAGGAACCTCCTCTTCTTATGGATCAAGGGCTTTCTGACAAACAGACCTCAGACCGTCAGACTTGGAAACAACATCTCTTCCTCCATCATTCTCAAAACCGGTGTACCCCAAGGCTTCGTCCTAGGTGCATACCTCTTTCCCCTGTACAATGACTGCACACCCCCTCTTAGCTCCATACAGTGTCTAAATTAAAATTGATTTTGTAAATTACATCAATGAGACAACACATGAATCtgtcagttttctttttaatactTGGTCTCTTAAACAATCTTAACATTGTCACCATGGATACAAAAGCTGCGTCTATGTCAGGCACTTGATGCTTTGTTTGTTCGCTCTCGAATCTTGTTTGCTTTAAAGGTAACACAGATAAATCGGCTCGATGTCATCACCATAAGCAGGTTAGCAGAGACTCACGAGACAACCGCACCAATCTGATGTGGAACAAAAGGGTGTTTATGTCAAGAGGCGTCGCGATGCAGCCTGTTAtccatttaaaataatcaacacAGAAAGCCTTGAGTTACTGTAAGCTGTTCTCCTGTGTTGTAACATCTGTTCATGCATGAAGGGTTACATGTCAGCAGAATTCACAGGAAGGTGTGATCTTTGTGACATGCATTTGAAGTGGACTCAAACCGACAGCATGGAGTCGCTGAATTAACCTGCTGCTCTGTTGTCCTTCCTTATGCTTCAGCCCTCCGTTGTTCAGCTGTATAAGACAAGACCATTTTTTCTAAGCACATATGCTTTGAGATTCCTCTACTCCgaaatgttatttattcataGAATGTATTTAATATGGACAGTGCACATCAATTGACATATTAGCAATACACATTAGTGTAAATATGACAGAATTAGCCCAAAAGCTATTCCATTCACCTTAGTCCTAAAGCAGGTACTtacaaaaacatacaacagatttgacaattaaaaaaactcctcacaggagaaTCTACAAGACAGATCTAACAAAAGCTCACAAACAGTTTTACACACAAAATGGACAAATATGTTAcatcaggggttcccaaacattTCAGCTCGCGACCTCCAAAATAAGGGTGTCAGACCCTGAGGACCCCCACTGTCTTGGAGTTGGTTTAGGCATATAACGTAGCAAACAGCCACTAACACACAAATAGGTCTATCCAAACACTGataacaaaagaagaacaacacgAAAGATTACAACAGCCTAAAAAccatacaattattttttatagtAAATCAAGTTTAGAAAGGCTAGCAGCAGATTATAATTTCCATGCATGTACTTTAAAGTGGATATAAAGCATGAATAGACACAGCAGTGTGTGCATCTTTATGTGTGATGAGCAGCAGACACCTACAATGTAGCTGTTatgtgcaaacttacatttCAAGTATTTTCAACTGGATaatttccttttcatttcattattgaTAATATTATCTATTTTGtaagaatttcaaaataattttTGGCAGATCGAGAGCCCAAAAACAGGCCTAAAACGAGGAAACAGATATTTTGCATGCTTacatgactgttttttttattaccactgattgagttttgttttaaagttaagTAGTTGTCAGAGGACCTGATATGTGCTGGTAATTTGTTTCAGAAATGTGCGCCTCTAACAGACACCACCCTTTCACTACATTTAGTTCTGTACATTACAGCCTCCCCTCGTTGGTGCTCTGGTATGTCTCCTTCTGTTGGAAAAAACCATGAGGaaccatgtttctgttttttattttattttagacttGAAAGAAAGTCTAGGTTTGATTTCAGTAGttgaccattttttttaaacataaaacttAGTAGCTAATTAGCCAATGAGGGCAGGTATATGTAGGGGGACACAagtcaaatctgacctgtggttcctttcctgcatgtcattacctATCTCTCTCCCAAGtatccgactctatccactatcctgtctctccaaaaaaaaaggcgtaatcagcccaaaaatacatctttaaaaaaggcTTGAAAGAATActcatttttttcaaagatatGTTGGGaccttttttttgcctttatggaTAAgatagctgaagagagagaggaaatgttgagaggagagagtgggggttgacatgcagcaaaggggtgaggtcagatttaaacccacagccgctgcaacgaggactacagcctccgtacatgttgCATGTGATATAACCACTAAGCCTTAGCGCCCCTTAAAAGTTGTTCTTAACATATTAACTGATCTTTTTATATCTTCAGTTATTGAACCAGAGTAAAAACCCAGAGGTGTGAGGcctttaaatgctttttttagTTTGACCATTCTGAAACCCCAACATCAGGTTTAAACAAGTGAAAGGTCATCATTCTTCATATTTGACCCAAGCG contains:
- the tshz1 gene encoding teashirt homolog 1, with protein sequence MPRRKQQAPRRSVAYGPDDEFKVDKIDEEEHLQDDGLSLDGQDADYLLNDDEDAGDTFSCQNSPLSNGTNPDAGYASPLSTTSDQMVDHKTTPSFSDQDKMKEKLGDSTESINGLSLQDSLAQMKAVYANLISDASWSSIALDMLKSKQGNNFTASNGNGSNHKGSNGFLKSHSPGNINVKSRCSNSNASATTNINTSSTTTRTVSSNSNSGTSVSSGSTGGLAYDWHQAALAKTMQHTPYQLLPEPSLFSTVQLYRQNNKLYGPVFTGASKFRCKDCSGAYDTLVGLTVHMNETGHYRDDNKDNEDDRSKKWSKPRKRSLMEMEGKEDAQKVLKCMYCGHSFESLQDLSVHMIKTKHYQKVPLKEPMPALASKLIPPTKKRTFQDMMISPSSPDSVTPGILIGESPKDQKVANPYVTPNNRYGYQNGASYTWQFEARKAQILKCMECGSSHDTLQQLTAHMMVTGHFLKVTHSASKKGKQLVFDPVVEEKFQSIPLPPTTTRLPAPNEKSQPESPLQPPSPEEESEDHKDKVAEDDDMEAREPVKKIKEEKEDLSEKAGKTGKTRSYQYLREEDLEEAPKGGLDILKSLENTVSSAISKAQTGTPTWGGYPSIHAAYQLHGSIKSTFPSCTQVQPLFSSNSLKVLSSDIGTLIHSPNSPSPPPSHKSNVLAMEELVEKVTGKTSIKNEKEENIVDSKRRSAKSPLPNTKDKQVSPKSDTVLKAVNITAVEDQIVSKSKGEQTETKSEAQIKSEVNSPKRPVSNGCNNLSIITDHLPEQPLVNPLSALQSIMNNHLGKAAKVATPFTDPFAMLYKINNNSAQMKTAEPVSQYHDDDDDDNQPMDLTKSRNTNGCKLKGTSTPSSNGSVNNNKPAFKNFSQSSSSPLRENALMDISDMVKNLTGHLTPKSTTPSSVSEKSDIDGFAFEDSLEELSPIQRRKGRQSNWNPQHLLILQAQFASSLRETPEGKLVITDLGPQERVHICKFTGLSMTTISHWLANVKYQLKRTGSTKFLKNLDSGQPLFLCSDCASQFRTPSSYIHHLETHLGFTLKDLSKLSIDLLEQQAVSRIEDKTFTFSGLSEEDTGSIYQCKLCNRTFLSKHAIKLHLCKTHGKSPEDHLIFVKEVEKIDKK